Below is a window of Rattus norvegicus strain BN/NHsdMcwi chromosome 5, GRCr8, whole genome shotgun sequence DNA.
gcgataaaggcgtaggtgtcccttaccttcagctgtattaaaatcccagtttggtcctcaggcagctgggtgggacgcccatcatctcccagaacatgctttctggcctctaggaacactctttgtttttttttttttcttctgaggttaagagggcctgtaagagctgttggcagtcatcccaagtaggctggtgggtaagtaaaacagattctattaggtcggtgagtgtcaccggatctttggagaaagaagggttgtgttgtttctaattgtaaatgtcagctgttgaaaacggccagtattgggtctggccaccggttaaagcctgggaggttgaatctggcatcacctcgcgcttattgtgcaatctccctgcgacgggaaaaacccttatcagactgtggcccggcaactgatctggccggcggctctgcctcctccgttttagccgggcctgtcagagagaagatttatgagaggggagtttgggtctgccgggaggacaggtttcttaatTTACaaaagtagagagagaaagacgtggccggcggaccgggcggggccgaggggacaggctgggggttgaggggaggccaattcgggtccacgaagggttccgcccggggggggggggttaaggcgagactctctcaagtgataatataagaaacctggtcaggatgtccgtggacggcccgatctttaacctgtaaaataatgatcttattaaatgtgccattcactggccatcccgctccgaaagtgggccactcggatgtgcagagagtctgccattttccttttttttttttaacctcgacggactggttgtgtgcccggtcgtggacgtcttcccaatgatcaagagtgagacttaggggcgttgttagggactgtcccatgttagttctaaggaagattagaacacagagaaaacaaacaacaccaacagtcaaacaaacaacagacaggcgtgctgcacggctttggtaccaaactgaaagcaaaaagtcagatggaggtggcaaaggtccggggccctctgaaagccaaaaatacagacagaggtgccgttagtccggatctttctcctcccagattgggccccgaaaagtcgggcccctaacacccttggaacgtcttccagggctgcggggcgagaagtccgagcttgtcagctccttcttcgtcccgcccaaattccaaacaacctggctgagcgctcacagaacagacctggctgagcgctcacagaacagacctggctgagcgctcacagaacagacccggttgagcgctcacagaacagacagaataaggcagaacgagacaaaatcagacagacagacagatgccggccggcttacctcccagtgggtggtcggtggtccctgggtggaggatctcctttcccggccaacgcaccaaatgaaaagctctcagggagaactttccctcgggatggagaccctccaactccaaagaccagaccgagacaccacaggatgcaatcagcaagaggatttggtttattgtcgggatacacaggcacaggcacctgcgggcgcttcagtcactcgggggactggcgcaccccacggaaccaaggatgggcttttataggattttggggagcagaagcaagcatacagaagcagatgtatggttacagggatataattggtggattctaatatggcaagggtttagcccgggggcaaattttctagctaccttcctgaaacataacggctgactcggccccccaagggttcagcccgggggcaagtttcttagctaccttcttggaacataacgactgactcggccccccaccagggtgtgggacctctcccggggctttttttcattgtcaggtgttcaaccgaagtcgtcctgttgccaggccttcaaccaaacatatcttgcttggcagccgctgtgtactcagtgttctaaccttttcctgaaccagtcatcttaagtatagccttgcaaaatggcgttactgctgttaagctggggtctttcactcaCCATCCCGGGACCCACAACATAAAACACTAAGGGGCAAACTCATTGAAGAAGCAACCCAAGCAGGCACAGCatcatgaggaggaggagagcagaTCAGGACAAACCTCGAACACAGTCCTTGCAGCAACAGGCAAAACCAAGGCCCCAGAAAAGGAGGTTCTCGAGCAGCCACCAAATGAGGAAGATGAAGTCATCCATCGACCATGCTGGGTTCCAGATGTTACCTGTGCCCTAGACCGCCGCTCATAGTCCAACCCTACttgcccttgggggttggaggtgaggtggtgtAGTCAGTGACACAGATCCTGGAAGCAGGCgacaaatgcagaggcaagctcatctgagcactgatgcaagctcctttaataccctccacccatgccccattggtcccaagaaagcatctcttctaaacaccATTTCTGATTGGCTGGCGttgtccttggtctctcaggcggCCCTcagttaggtcctcctgcaggagatggtTTTGCAGCCCTGTGGCCCTGGCATTTGCATAGAGGCAGCCCTACCCCTCCTGTggatggaagtccaaggatctagcagttgctcagtcccacaaggcaagcaGGTAAAGGAGAGaatcttccaatgtccttatgtaggtctccagcagaaggtgtggcctggattaaaggtgtgtaccaccacgcctgggtctgggacttgttttgtcccagatgactttgaactccgagatctccttgccttagtctcctgggattcatagccactatgcctcaagatctccatgccaagatccaggtcagaagctTGTATCTCcaagcctcaagatcaggatcacaggtgagccctccgaTTCTGGATTGCAgctcattccagatacagtcaagttgacaaccaggaatagccactacatcTTCATATTTGTAATAAGCCTAAGGCAGCacttagagctgggcagatatcaaccctcgGTGGCTATTTTGTCTAAACTCAGGGATCTGACTTGTTACTTCCATTTGGGCTGCTCTCACTCCAACTGGCCTGCCCTCATGGGCAGTTCTCACAATCTCTTACCCCATagtgtcttcctctccctccactctctctctccctggtgGTCTCTGCCATAAAACCCCAAGCCGGGGAACCGAAGCCTGCCTAATCTTCTTCCCAactataggctgtaggcatctttattaaccaatcagggataacctGGGGGACAAagttacatagcatcacttggtatACATTAGGCTCTCATTATCTGTGGGGGCAACCAGACCTGGGGAGCCAGTCTTtaacattacaatacatagcaacagaccaaagtCAATAgcctagcgctctctctctctcttttttttttcttttttctttttttcggagctggggactgaacccagggccttgcacttgctaggcaagcgctctatcactgagctaaatccccagcccctagcctAGCGCTCTCTACATAGCAAGGCTACTCATAGAGAtactgtctctgcctttcaaaCACTCACGgccttttgcttgtttttgagattgGCTTCAGTATATTGGTCAGGATGGTCTAGAACTTGTGGGCTCAAATGAtcttctgcttcagcttctggAGTAGCTGAGACTCTAGGCAAACATGCCACTGTTCctggtgtgtgtgcacgtgcatgcacgcacgcacgcacgcacgcacgcacgcacgcacatattgctttctttttgtttacttTATTTATCAATTGGGTCTTGCTATGGAGAACTGCGTAGGCCGAACTTGAACTTGTAAGtttactgcctctgtctctagtgTATACCACCACACCCCACACTTACTCAGTTCTTTTTATCTAAGCTTATTTCTGCTGATGAGGATAAAGACATCGTTACAGCGAAGTACTCACATCTCCAGGCAACACGTGAAGGGCCAGGCTGCAGGCTTCATCTATAGTATGATCAacacccccactccctcccagTCCCCAACTTGCATCTTAGCCACAGCTGCTCATACTGGATGGGGAGGGtgctggtggggttgggggaggactCGACGAGGCTCCGCCTCTCTGAGGGACTATTGACAGTTAAAGGTTGCTGACAGGAGGAGTGTCCTTGAGTGGGGAGCTGATATGTTGCCCATGCTCCAGTAAATAGCTCTAAACTCATGAAAGCAACCATAACTATTTCAGTGGGTCACAAAAGACATAAATGTACGCGAAAGTAGGGGGGCTTACTGGGAACAAAAAGTTTTAGCGGGTAAGAAGGAGATAGTAACAAAGGAGGGTGACTGTGACCAAAAGCCATTATGTGCACGTATGGAAATTTCGCTTCCCCTCCCGTATATATTTGCTGAATCTGTGGCCGGACGAATGGATACAGCAACCACTTTTCACAGATGCTCTCCAGAGAAGTGCCTCCAATCCGGTGTGGAGGAGAATCATCAAAACATCCTGGGGAGGTGTGCGGCGGTCCCGAGCCCCGCCCTCAAGTGGCAGGCTGTCCCCCTCGTCACGTGTTGGCGGCTAGCCAATCATCCAGGGTGGGCGGGGGAAAACTATGGAGTGGTGAGTTTATCCCCGTGCACTTTCTTGACGGACTTTAGGTTAATTCGTGTGACCTCATGTCGCAAAGCGGAGCCGATCCTGAGCAGCGCCAGCAGGCTTCAGAGGCGGACGCCATGGCAGCGACCTTCCGGGCGAGCGGTAATTACTGGGCGGCCTGGACCCGCTGCAGTGCGGAGCCGAGCCTTCCCGTTCCGTAGGAAGTTCTAGTCCCAGTATCAAGGTTGGCACTCCTCCCGGAGGCCTGGGTGGCGGGCGAGGGAAGGAAGGGCCTGCAGGCCTTGTGGCACCGAAAGCGTTTAACCCTTTAACTCCCCTCTGGCAGCCTTTAGCTTCTAGAAACACTGCGCGGACCTAGCGTCCCTGAACTTGGGCCTGCTAAGGCATTAGAGCCATTGgggaagagggagacagggaattTTGCTGACTGATCCTTGACTGACTGTCCCCCAGAACACCAGCATATTCGCTACAACCCGCTCCAGGATGAGTGGGTGTTAGTGTCAGCCCATCGCATGAAGCGGCCCTGGCAAGGACAAGTGGAGCCCCAGCTTCTGAAGACGGTCCCCCGCCATGACCCACTCAACCCTCTGTGTCCCGGGGCCACACGAGCTAATGGGGAGGTAAGCCCGAATACACAGCCACCAAGTGGAATAGGAGGAAATAGTTTTTCCTTATTACTGCTCTTCGCCCACAAGAGGGAGCAGTGCACCCCCTTTTGAGTCAGTTCCCAGCAAGCAATTTTGATCCTTAGAAAGGGCCTttcgcgccccccccccccccgcagcctGTGTACCCCTTGAATTGGGTCAGATGGTTGTATTTCTAGCCTATTCTTGTCAGTAGGTGAATCCCCCCTATGATGGCACCTTCTTATTTGACAATGACTTCCCGGCTCTGCAGCCCGATGCTCCGGATCCAGGTACCCTCAATTTAACCACTGTTGGGGAGAAGGGAGACTGGATCTGACCGGGGAACCTGTGTTGCAGAGTGTAATACTTCTTTATTCCAGGACCCAGTGACCACCCTCTCTTCCGAGTGGAGGCCGCCAGAGGAGTTTGGTAACTATGGGTTTCCCCGCTTATAACCTCCAGCCAGGGCTGAAGACTAAGACCTGGGCTTGGGCCCTGCCCTTAGCACCCAACCCCTATCCCTTTGTCATTCTTCCCTCACCACCTAGTAAGGTCATGTGCTTCCACCCCTGGTCGGATGTGACGCTGCCACTCATGTCTGTCCCTGAGATCCGAGCTGTCATCGATGCATGGGCCTCAGTCACAGAGGAACTGGGCGCCCAGTACCCTTGGGTGCAGGTCTGTGAGGGGGAGGTGTAACTTTGGTCTGGGGGAGTAGCAGTATTGCTTCCACAGGGTATGGCGAGGAGGGGTTGGCTTGATGACTGTGTGACTGCTGAGTCCTTCTCCTTTTACCCAATAGATCTTTGAAAACAAAGGAGCCATGATGGGTTGCTCTAACCCCCATCCCCACTGCCAGGCAAGTATGTGGCAGGCTGTAATGGCTTTCTTGGCTGAGTGCACTGACTGCGGACAGGGGATAGGGCAAAAGAAATACATTGATAATTTGGAGGCTTAGAGCTAATGGACTCGCCTGCTGTTTCTTCTTTGTCCTCGCCCCTTGACAGGTTTGGGCTAGCAATTTCCTGCCAGATATTGCCCAGCGTGAAGAGCGATCCCAGCAGACTTATCACAACCAGCATGGAAAGCCTTTATTATTGGAATATGGCCACCAAGAGCTCCTCAGGAAGGTGGGAGAGAGCTAGGCCCTGTGTCCGCAGGGAGTCCCTGGCCCTTTACCCTCCCAGGGAGACCTTCGGGAAAGGGGGATAGGACATCAGCAGCCATCTAAAGGAATCCATTGGTGACTTAGAGTAGGGTGCTAGCACAAGTGGAGAGACTCGAATTCTTTTGCTTGCCTGCCACTCACCCCCTTCCCCCGTCACACACTTCACTTCCATTCTGTGTGTCCAGGAACGTCTGGTCCTAACCAGTGAGTACTGGATAGTTCTGGTCCCCTTCTGGGCAGTGTGGCCTTTCCAGACATTACTGCTGCCCCGACGGCACGTGCAGCGGCTACCTGAGCTGACCCCTGCTGAGCGTGATGGTGAGTCTCCCGGGTAGGACCGGGGGACTGGGTGCTGAGTAGAATAGCCCTGACGGGACCAGCATCTATTCCCCGGGGTGAAAATCGGGCTCTGATTCCAGATCTAGCCTCCACCATGAAGAAGCTCTTGACCAAGTATGACAACCTGTTTGAGACGTCCTTTCCTTACTCCATGGGCTGGCACGGTAAAGCTTTTGGTGTTGGAGTAGTTCCAACAGTATTTCTGGGCTCCTAGATTCTGGCTTAGGGAACTACAATCCCTACGAGGTCTCAAAGCACTTGTTGGCTTTAAAACAACAGTCCAGAGCAGGGGTGCTGGGGCTCAGAGAGGAGAGACCTGGTGACACTGTTACTGATTGCTCTCTAATGCTTGAGCTCCCTGGTGGGAAATACCAGGAGATGTAATAATCGGGCACCTGGCCTAGTTTAGGGGAGGGGCTAGACTGAAGGCTGGCAAAGAGCCTCCCATATCGTCTGTCTTCTTCTTGTCAGGGGCTCCCATGGGATTAAAGACTGGAGCCACCTGTGACCACTGGCAGCTCCATGCTCACTATTACCCCCCACTCCTGCGATCGGCTACTGTTCGGAAATTCATGGTTGGCTATGAAATGCTTGCCCAGGCCCAGCGTGACCTCACTCCCGAACAGGTCAGGGTTCACGCCCTGGGTCGTCACATCCTCTCCCCTCATTTCCTCACGGGATCTCAGGATCTTGGCAGTCACCACCCCAACCAGCCTCATAAAAATCTTCACATTCCTAGAACTCAGTCCCTGCTCAGCTCCACCCCCTGGTGACTCCAGCTATCCCGAACTACTCTTCCCATCCCATAAGCCCTCCTCAGTATTTCTCGGGCCCTGAACTCCTCATGCAATTCCAAGTGACTCTTTCTCTCCCCAATTGCTTCTTGTCCCCTTACAGGCTGCAGAAAGATTAAGGGTGCTCCCTGAGGTACACTATTGCCTGACGCAGAAAGACAAGGAAACAGCAGCCACCGCTTGACTGTGACCACAGCAGGGCATTGAATCTTTGTACCCGACAGACCTGGGACCTGGAGTTCGGGCAGATGTGACATCAATAAAACTGTGTCTCATGTTCTAACCTTGTTTTCTGACACCAGAGGAGTGTGGACTTTTACATTCTGGAGTCTGGGTAAAGGCTAAGTGTGATTCCAAACACTCTTTGCCTACAGATTTTCAAAAGTTCGATGCACAAATTCCCTTCACCAGGCCGgacatgatggtgcatgcctgtgaatccacacatgggagactggatTAGGATTGTGGATTTGAGGCCAGCTCGGGTTACTTAGCAAGACCTAGTCTCTGAAACCAAAGCCAAGCTGGAACTTCGTGTTGCAGGTCTGTCATCCTGGCTACccagtaggctgaggcaggaggattgcaaattcAGGGTTAGCTCGGGTAGCTTGGTGAGACAGAGAAATAGGTCAGTGACAGAGTGTTTGACACATGTGAGACCCTGTAGTCAGCCCTAGGTATAGAGAAGAAATTCTACCTCTGCTCTCGAAACAATATTCCATATTGTTTCTAATCCCCTTCGCTTGTGATACGGACAGCATGCTAATTTCGGAGACCATTTTAAAGTCTTGTGTTCCTAGCTTGGCAGAGTCTTCCAAAAGGCCAGAGTCCTTTGTATCACTGAGCCCGTTGTCAGCTCACCAGGCCTGAGCCTCAGAGTTTGCTGGGGAGAGGGTGAGCACAAGCCTAGTCCCAGTGGTCACCCCAGACACTGGGCTGCTGGCCAGAACCCTGGTTTTGCGAGTGGCCACAGCTAGATGCTGCTCCAGACCACAGGGGCTAAAGGGGCGGGTTGGGAGCGTGCATGTGGCTTTGTGCTCTTGGCTTCCTCGATCTCTATGTGCAGCGGATGTCGCTTCAGTACTGTACCTATGCTGCCAGGAATGCATGGGGCACAAAACAGTGCTGAGCATGccgaggacagccagagatagCCCCAGGGCCTAGAATGATCTTGAGTCAACCTCCTCTCTGGATCTGTTTTTCCTTCCATAGTGGAGGAACTACGGGGCATTTGACATTTGAGAGCAAATACCACGAGGTGTTCTTCAAATTCTAAAGCGAATGTAAGAGCTGTGACAGACGCAGGGATGTCTAGACTGCCTTTCATCCATTCTTTTCCAGGGGAACCAAGTCTTAGGGCCCAGAAGTCACACCCAGCCTGGACAAGTGACTGGCCCTGGTGGAGACAACCCTGGCTTTCTCTCCCTGCCATCCACCCTGGGGCCATTCTTCTTGAGACCTTGGAGGGGTGGAAGGGGGGATGGGTGCCTGGTATTGGGCATGTTGTTGCCTGGGGCTGGAAAATCAGACAAAGTAGGCACTTCCCTTGCTGGCTAGGTAGGTGGTTGGTTTCTTTAgggcaaacacaaaaacacactccCTAACCTTGCCAAAGGTTTGGAAATGCCTGGGAAGTTTTAAAAACGGTACAGCGAGATGCAACGAGAAAGATTCTGATTTCAGTGGCACGGGGATTACGCGTGTTTTAAACGTGTAAGAGAACTAGACCAACCACTGCCCCCTATCTTATCTGGAGTCAGGGGCACCTTCATGGAATGCAGTCAGCTGCCCAGTTGGTTCAGTAGAGAACCTGAGGCTGTGTGGACGGCAGGGAGAGGAAGGGCCTGGCCACTTTAAGACCTGCTGTTCCTGGGAGAACAGGCCTTCAGGAGAGGTCTGAGGAATGCAGTTTCAGGTTTTGTCCTCGCAATCCTACTCTGGCACCCTCCTCTAAGTTCCAGACGGGACAGGAAGTGTCCAGAGGCGGTGGAAGTGATTGGCAGTTGGAGGCTCCAATGGGCCAAGAGCCCCCGCTGCTtcacctctctccttccattggcgCTGGGAGGAGCCGCCCCCCACTGCCGGAGCTCAGCACTGCAGGGAGTAGAGGCCGGGGCAGAGGGTGAGGGCGGAGGGCGCTAGCGGCGGCTGCCGCAGAAGGTGAGGCCTGCTGGGACCCGGGTGTTGACTCCCAAGTCCTGCCAAGAGGGGGCGGGGCAGGGTGGTGTTGATCTGAAGGGCAGGGAGTGACTGAtggactgtgagtgtgtgtgtggcgaTGTCAGAGTGTGTAGTTCTGAAGCTGGTGTCATCTGGTGTGTCTGTCAGCTAATTGCGATTTCGTTTGAGAGTGTGATTCCAACTGGGTACAGCAGCTGGGGGAACGTGTCTGTCAGTGGGCAGGTTTTCTTTTAGGTGTTTGTGAGAAGAGCTGTGACCACAGCAGGGAATGTGTTTTGGGAAGCTTCTGTGGGGTCTAGATGTTGTCTGCCGGTGGGGGGCTTTTGCATACTGATGTGTGACTTCAGTAGAAGAACAAGGCTTGTGACTGTGATGTGTCCTGTGTCCTAGCCTAGACTGTGTGG
It encodes the following:
- the Galt gene encoding galactose-1-phosphate uridylyltransferase isoform X1, which translates into the protein MSQSGADPEQRQQASEADAMAATFRASEHQHIRYNPLQDEWVLVSAHRMKRPWQGQVEPQLLKTVPRHDPLNPLCPGATRANGEVNPPYDGTFLFDNDFPALQPDAPDPGPSDHPLFRVEAARGVCKVMCFHPWSDVTLPLMSVPEIRAVIDAWASVTEELGAQYPWVQIFENKGAMMGCSNPHPHCQERLVLTSEYWIVLVPFWAVWPFQTLLLPRRHVQRLPELTPAERDDLASTMKKLLTKYDNLFETSFPYSMGWHGAPMGLKTGATCDHWQLHAHYYPPLLRSATVRKFMVGYEMLAQAQRDLTPEQAAERLRVLPEVHYCLTQKDKETAATA
- the Galt gene encoding galactose-1-phosphate uridylyltransferase, whose amino-acid sequence is MSQSGADPEQRQQASEADAMAATFRASEHQHIRYNPLQDEWVLVSAHRMKRPWQGQVEPQLLKTVPRHDPLNPLCPGATRANGEVNPPYDGTFLFDNDFPALQPDAPDPGPSDHPLFRVEAARGVCKVMCFHPWSDVTLPLMSVPEIRAVIDAWASVTEELGAQYPWVQIFENKGAMMGCSNPHPHCQVWASNFLPDIAQREERSQQTYHNQHGKPLLLEYGHQELLRKERLVLTSEYWIVLVPFWAVWPFQTLLLPRRHVQRLPELTPAERDDLASTMKKLLTKYDNLFETSFPYSMGWHGAPMGLKTGATCDHWQLHAHYYPPLLRSATVRKFMVGYEMLAQAQRDLTPEQAAERLRVLPEVHYCLTQKDKETAATA
- the Galt gene encoding galactose-1-phosphate uridylyltransferase isoform X2: MGFPAYNLQPGLKTKTWAWALPLAPNPYPFVILPSPPSKVMCFHPWSDVTLPLMSVPEIRAVIDAWASVTEELGAQYPWVQIFENKGAMMGCSNPHPHCQVWASNFLPDIAQREERSQQTYHNQHGKPLLLEYGHQELLRKERLVLTSEYWIVLVPFWAVWPFQTLLLPRRHVQRLPELTPAERDDLASTMKKLLTKYDNLFETSFPYSMGWHGAPMGLKTGATCDHWQLHAHYYPPLLRSATVRKFMVGYEMLAQAQRDLTPEQAAERLRVLPEVHYCLTQKDKETAATA
- the Galt gene encoding galactose-1-phosphate uridylyltransferase isoform X3 encodes the protein MCFHPWSDVTLPLMSVPEIRAVIDAWASVTEELGAQYPWVQIFENKGAMMGCSNPHPHCQVWASNFLPDIAQREERSQQTYHNQHGKPLLLEYGHQELLRKERLVLTSEYWIVLVPFWAVWPFQTLLLPRRHVQRLPELTPAERDDLASTMKKLLTKYDNLFETSFPYSMGWHGAPMGLKTGATCDHWQLHAHYYPPLLRSATVRKFMVGYEMLAQAQRDLTPEQAAERLRVLPEVHYCLTQKDKETAATA
- the Galt gene encoding galactose-1-phosphate uridylyltransferase isoform X4; translated protein: MMGCSNPHPHCQVWASNFLPDIAQREERSQQTYHNQHGKPLLLEYGHQELLRKERLVLTSEYWIVLVPFWAVWPFQTLLLPRRHVQRLPELTPAERDDLASTMKKLLTKYDNLFETSFPYSMGWHGAPMGLKTGATCDHWQLHAHYYPPLLRSATVRKFMVGYEMLAQAQRDLTPEQAAERLRVLPEVHYCLTQKDKETAATA